The following are from one region of the Aspergillus luchuensis IFO 4308 DNA, chromosome 4, nearly complete sequence genome:
- a CDS encoding putative C6 transcription factor (COG:K;~EggNog:ENOG410PFXW;~InterPro:IPR036864,IPR007219,IPR001138;~PFAM:PF00172;~TransMembrane:1 (o539-562i);~go_function: GO:0000981 - DNA-binding transcription factor activity, RNA polymerase II-specific [Evidence IEA];~go_function: GO:0003677 - DNA binding [Evidence IEA];~go_function: GO:0008270 - zinc ion binding [Evidence IEA];~go_process: GO:0006351 - transcription, DNA-templated [Evidence IEA];~go_process: GO:0006355 - regulation of transcription, DNA-templated [Evidence IEA]): MEPEGPESEKEPVVRRACDQCRLRKIRCDKRSPCSNCRSSQIICRSTGAGQKPPEPKKRVLISSQYERKIDLIEERLGNIERTLLELRAHAKGPSEQCHHSTPLSSQLSPSTTTNYTSAAATLDQHESTPAFEGNSSLAAHSAYAREFLETAVSRSALQMSTPKISTALASLKQIVDMQDHQAQSPSRQVRFPNQRAIPGSGLRELTMPPAPIVLALLRKCQEQPSILQAYLPFLSPRRLIEKCRQIYFSTEEYSDATFIIVNGALLYLISDVVAITKDSQTREEYDKYLKLCLVNLETALGSLSLLMPANDENIEALALGAVYAIEMSKPSFAMTLTSAAFRLCQTLGYHRSNPSDSSNKPSLGNTLFWTVYVLDKAVSLRLGRASTIQDYDVTSLVNIDTTGLDEPFDKIYLLWVRFATIQGKVYELLYSPAALARPESERVAHARQLASEMQQVVMEPFEGINFDKQRSQVDQVFFKSDKVARLSVLTLIYRAIPPQGTQGTFIHECIETARSALEVHQDCMAEVKEMTEHIKAAYFHWTILYAPFVPFIVIFCHAIALSSWDDLARLEDFVASLQPNCFLSEAISKLYQLCHVLSNVARLYIEAKEQVQVKEDQDLASVGQEFDVYLSALGLAPMSADDNDSAWASAPVPAGSAPGDARGAMEGQYSGPIPQTSQLGNWFSGNQHMMGLLEEDISLFDPSSWT; encoded by the exons ATGGAGCCCGAGGGACCCGAGAGTGAGAAGGAGCCTGTTGTCAGGCGTGCG TGCGATCAATGCCGCCTCCGAAAG ATACGCTGTGACAAGCGGTCTCCCTGCTCCAATTGCCGCAGTTCCCAAATCATCTGCCGCTCAACTGGTGCTGGTCAGAAGCCCCCAGAGCCAAAGAAGCGTGTCCTTATCTCGAGCCAGTA TGAGAGGAAGATTGACCTCATCGAAGAACGTCTGGGCAACATCGAGCGTACCCTTTTGGAACTCAGAGCGCACGCCAAGGGCCCTTCGGAACAATGCCATCATTCTACCCCACTGTCAAGCCAGCTGAGTCCATCCACTACGACCAATTACACTAGTGCTGCTGCGACTCTGGATCAACACGAGTCTACTCCTGCTTTTGAGGGCAATTCCTCCCTCGCTGCCCATTCCGCCTACGCCAGAGAATTCCTAGAGACGGCCGTCTCCCGCAGTGCGCTCCAGATGTCGACTCCCAAAATAAGCACCGCGCTTGCGTCCTTGAAGCAGATCGTTGATATGCAGGACCACCAGGCACAATCTCCCTCCCGCCAAGTGCGGTTCCCGAATCAGAGGGCAATTCCAGGCTCGGGATTGCGCGAGCTTACCATGCCTCCAGCGCCGATTGTTCTGGCACTTTTGCGCAAATGCCAAG AGCAACCGAGTATCCTGCAAGCATACCTGCCTTTCCTGTCGCCCCGACGGCTAATTGAGAAATGCCGCCAGATCTACTTCTCCACGGAGGAATACTCCGATGCtacttttattatagttaACGGCGCCCTGCTCTACCTGATTAGCGACGTCGTCGCTATCACAAAGGATTCACAGACTAGAGAGGAGTACGATAAGTATTTGAAGCTGTGTCTGGTCAACCTTGAAACTGCTTTGGGGAGCTTGAGCCTTCTGATGCCTGCGAACGATGAAAATATCGAAGCACTCGCACTAGGA GCCGTCTACGCAATTGAGATGTCAAAGCCGTCGTTCGCAATGACGTTAACTTCAGCGGCCTTCCGCTTATGCCAAACACTCGGATACCATCGATCAAACCCTTCAGACAGCAGCAATAAGCCATCCCTAGGAAATACACTATTCTGGACGGTCTACGTTTTGGATAAAGCGGTTTCCCTGCGTCTGGGACGCGCGTCAACCATTCAGGATTACGACGTCACATCTTTAGTAAATATCGATACGACCGGACTAGATGAGCCATTTGACAAAATCTACTTGTTGTGGGTCCGATTTGCGACAATACAGGGAAAAGTGTATGAATTACTTTACAGCCCTGCAGCTTTGGCACGGCCGGAAAGTGAGCGGGTAGCTCATGCTCGCCAGCTGGCCTCTGAGATGCAGCAAGTGGTTATGGAGCCATTCGAG GGTATTAATTTCGATAAACAACGATCCCAGGTCGATCAGGTTTTCTTCAAATCAGACAAGGTTGCCCGCTTGTCAGTTTTAACGTTGATATACCGCGCCATTCCGCCACAAGGCACACAGGGCACATTCATCCACGAATGCATAGAAACGGCTAGGTCCGCTCTCGAAGTACATCAGGACTGTATGGCGGAAGTGAAGGAAATGACAGAGCATATCAAGGCCGCGTACTTCCACTG GACCATTCTCTATGCACCTTTTGTTCCATTTATAGTGATCTTCTGCCACGCGATTGCTTTGTCATCCTGGGATGATCTCGCCCGACTTGAAGACTTTGTGGCTTCTCTGCAGCCTAACTGTTTTCTTTCGGAAGCAATCTCAAAACTGTATCAACTATGCCATGTTCTCAGCAATGTGGCTAGACTGTACATTGAGGCAAAAGAACAAGTGCAGGTCAAGGAGGATCAAGACCTGGCATCTGTCGGTCAAGAGTTTGATGTATACCTCAGTGCTCTTGGGTTGGCACCTATGTCGGCGGACGACAATGATAGCGCGTGGGCATCCGCACCTGTTCCTGCTGGGTCAGCGCCTGGAGATGCACGAGGCGCGATGGAAGGTCAATATTCTGGACCGATACCTCAGACCAGCCAACTGGGGAACTGGTTCTCGGGGAACCAGCACATGATGGGCCTGCTAGAAGAAGATATCTCCCTGTTCGATCCATCTTCTTGGACTTAA
- a CDS encoding uncharacterized protein (COG:S;~EggNog:ENOG410PJ9N;~InterPro:IPR029058), with amino-acid sequence MKEHTSDNFALNSRDASYNPDELPRHEGKRRLLLIYIHGFLGSEDSFCNFPREVHDLLKVSLAQTHVTYTKIYPRYKTRGPIRVARDDISRWLSPHMAPDLDVILLGHSIGGLIAADVALAESYTTAGHVPNSRIVGLVAFDTPFLGLHPRVIATAAGRVLGRKAKNESRRTSQSTTDSRIATDDPTFDPNLTNDVDRAQWKGWDGARHFLAKHSGHLSRSVLQYVFSYYDHVGCLNDYFGLLRRHKRLCRWARRDEPGRKVRFVNYYTTACPHGESTNGNDHGNKMVLSHRTSQIHDYHVKDGDSAIVLPDIRADIQGKVADNRSSDSLLDTKFPSTRVDIRSSSSSCNLGEQRNNPEGSRLRPSGRLFCYVPETARKEQLWIPLRMEGMDEIAAHQSMFLPLGTYYDRLVADTVAKIESWLV; translated from the exons ATGAAAGAACACACCTCTGACAACTTTGCTCTCAACTCGCGGGACGCTTCTTATAATCCCGATGAATTACCAAGACACGAAGGCAAGCGCAGGTTACTCCTGATATACATCCATGGCTTTCTAGGGTCAGAGGACAGCTTTTGTAACTTCCCTAGGGAAGTCCACGATCTCCTTAAAGTCTCGTTGGCTCAAACCCATGTCACATACACCAAGATATACCCACGTTATAAAACCAGAGGACCTATACGTGTTGCTCGCGACGATATCAGCCGGTG GTTATCGCCACATATGGCCCCAGATTTGGATGTCATACTGCTCGGTCACAGTATAGGAGGCCTCATCGCAGCAGACGTTGCACTTGCCGAATCTTATACAACCGCTGGCCATGTTCCGAACAGTAGGATTGTTGGTCTGGTGGCTTTTGATACGCCTTTTCTTGGACTTCATCCGCGCGTCATTGCAACAGCAGCCGGCAGGGTACTTGGCCGGAAAGCGAAGAACGAGAGCCGGCGCACATCTCAGAGTACCACAGACAGTCGAATAGCAACCGACGATCCGACGTTCGATCCAAACCTGACCAACGATGTCGACAGGGCCCAATGGAAAGGGTGGGATGGAGCGCGCCATTTTCTTGCAAAACATTCGGGTCATTTATCTCGTTCTGTTCTTCAGTATGTTTTCTCATACTACGATCATGTCGGATGTCTAAATGACTACTTTGGGCTTCTTAGACGACACAAGAGACTCTGTCGTTGGGCAAGACGCGATGAACCTGGTAGAAAAGTCAGGTTTGTTAATTATTACACGACTGCCTGCCCACATGGCGAATCCACCAACGGTAATGATCACGGAAACAAGATGGTCTTGAGTCATAGAACGTCGCAAATACATGACTATCACGTAAAGGACGGAGACTCTGCGATAGTGTTGCCTGATATTCGAGCTGATATACAAGGAAAGGTGGCAGACAACCGCTCGTCTGACTCACTGCTCGACACGAAATTTCCTTCCACCAGGGTGGATATACGGTCATCGTCAAGCTCATGCAATTTAGGCGAGCAGAGAAATAATCCCGAGGGATCTCGTCTCAGACCATCGGGGCGACTGTTCTGCTATGTTCCAGAAACAGCCCGCAAAGAGCAGCTCTGGATTCCGCTACGAATGGAGGGCATGGATGAAATCGCTGCCCACCAGTCcatgtttcttcctctgggcACATATTACGACCGGTTGGTTGCCGATACTGTGGCAAAGATTGAAAGTTGGCTGGTATGA
- a CDS encoding uncharacterized protein (COG:Q;~EggNog:ENOG410PM5R;~InterPro:IPR036291,IPR002347;~PFAM:PF00106,PF13561;~go_process: GO:0055114 - oxidation-reduction process [Evidence IEA]) translates to MTKQLAPGARLEGKVAIVTGAGSGFGAAIAQRFASEGAKVIVADISVEGGQKTAAADPENIVFEQMDVTKAADWKRIVEKAVSLFGKLDVLVNNAGTTYRNKPTLEVTEDEWERVFNVNVKGVYLGSQAFVARVIEQGQGGSIINISSTGASRPRPGLVWYNASKGAVSNATKGLAAEYGPHNIRVNSVAPLLSATPLFSVFTGMENTPENWEKFIGNVPLGRLSEGSDIANICLYLASDEGRFINGTEMVIDGGKCI, encoded by the exons ATGACGAAACAACTCGCTCCCGGTGCTCGACTGGAAGGGAAGGTTGCTATTGTTACTG GAGCCGGATCCGGTTTCGGCGCCGCCATCGCGCAGCGCTTCGCCTCCGAAGGAGCCAAGGTCATCGTGGCGGATATCAGTGTCGAAGGGGGCCAGAAGACGGCCGCCGCCGATCCAGAAAATATTGTGTTCGAGCAGATGGACGTGACCAAGGCAGCGGATTGGAAGCGCATTGTGGAGAAGGCGGTGTCGTTGTTTGGGAAATTGGATGTGTTGGTGAATAATGCGGGGACGACGTATCGAAATAAG CCGACGCTGGAAGTCACCGAAGACGAATGGGAGCGCGTGTTCAATGTGAATGTCAAGGGAGTTTATCTGGGCAGTCAGGCGTTCGTGGCTCGGGTGATTGAGCAGGGCCAGGGCGGGTCGATCATTAATATCTCGTCGACGGGAGCGTCGAGACCTCGGCCTGGGTTGGTGTGGTATAATGCGTCCAAGGGGGCGGTTTCGAAT GCTACCAAGGGTCTGGCGGCTGAGTATGGACCGCATAATATCCGTGTCAATTCGGtcgctcctcttctctcgGCTACGCCGTTGTTCTCCGTGTTCACGGGAATGGAAAATACGCCGGAGAACTGGGAGAAGTTCATTGGAAATGTGCCGTTGGGCCGTCTCTCGGAGGGGAGTGACATTGCGAACATTTGTCTGTATCTGGCCAGTGATGAGGGTCGGTTTATCAACGGGACGGAGATGGTCATTGATGGTGGAAAGTGTATCTGA